GATATGTCGGTGCTGTTGGCGGTGCCGCGGATTTTCTCAGAGGTGCGCATCGTTCCCGCAACGGGCTGCCAATCATCGCGCTGCCCTCAAGCATGCTGCGGTCGGATGGGCGGTCGAAAAGCCGCATCGTTGCCACCCTGGACGGCCCCGTAAGCACGTCCCGGGCTGATGCCGGAATTTTCGTGACCGAGCATGGGGTGGCCGATCTGCGCGGGCAATCGCTTTCGGCACGGGTCAAGTTGATGATCGGCATTGCTCATCCCGATCATCGCGAAGAACTGGCGCGCCAAGCCCATGCGGGTGGCGATTAAGCCGAACCTATACTTCGGCGGCGAATTGCTGTCATGCATGCACTTCAGATGCAAAGCGTTCGCTGTTTGCGCTTGCCAGGTGGAGGGTGTCCGCAAAGTCGGTCAGGGCCGGTTTGCGAGTTCACCCCGGCCTGTCATGGCAAGATGGCCTTCATCGTCATGAGCCCAGCAGTCGAACGTATCTTGCGCCAGATCCAGTTTCACGCACAGTCCCAGTTCCCGGTCGCAAAACAGTGGTTTGACGGCCCTATAGGAAAAGCTCGCCATCTTGCACCCTGCATGGCGCTCCACTGCCGCTGCCAGCAGTGTTGCGGTCAGGGGGCCAGGCATGACGATGTCGGGATAGCCCTCAACCTTGGTCGCGTAATCGCGGTCATAATGGATGCGATGGCCGTTGAACATGACTGCGGAATAGCGAAACAGAAGCACCGGATCTGGCCGGAACATTTCCCTGTGGTCGTAATCATCCGGGGCCGTTGCATAGACAGGTGCGGGCTGATCCGGGCTTGGCTCATCACGATATACGACGGTTTGCTCTTCGGTGATATGGCCGCCTGAAGCCCCCTCGAACTGATGTTTGATTTGCACAAAGACCAGCGAGCCGCTGGCGCCGGTTTTCGGCGTCACGCTGAGAATCGTCGATGTTCTGGTGACATCCTCGGCCACGGCAATCGGTTTGCCAAAGCGAAGCTTTCCACCCGCCCACATCCGTCGCGGCAAGGCCACCGGCGGGAGAAAGCCGCCTCGGACCGGGTGCCCGTCTTCACCGACCATCGAGTGTCTGCGGGGTGGAAAAACGTTGACCCAGTGCCAAAGCGGAGGGGTTTCCTCTCCTGCGGCTGGCGCTGTCGGGTGATCCAGAAGTGCGGCCATCTGCGCCGCCTGGAGCAGATTGATGGGGACCTGGTCGATCTGCTGGCGTCCGACCCAGCCTTGCAGCTCTTCGTCGCTGGCGATGGTCATGCTGTCATCCATTCGTGTTCGCGTCCGCTCTCAGAAACTGGCTGTCAGGATCCAGCCAGTCGAGGCGGGGCGGGGTGAATACGTCATATTCGAGGGTAGCTTCGAGTGCCTCCACCGCATGCGGCATATGGGAGGGGATAAGGATAACCTCACCGGCGCGGACGATCATTGTCTTCTGGTCGCCTTCGTCTCCCAGCGTGACGCAGAGTGCGCCTTCCACCACATGTGTGAATTGCTCATGTTCGTGAGAATGGAGCGGGACGGTGGCGCCTTTTTCGAATCGGACTTCGCCGATCATGGCTTTGTCGCTGGTGACCAACCGGCGCGTGATACCGCCGCGAAGATGGTCGACCCTTTGCTCTTCCCAGCGAAAATGCTTTGCCTCGTCCGTCATCTTCAAGCTTCCTCCAAGCGTTCAGAAAAGCATAGCGCAGACCTGAACTGACAAGCCTCTCTCCAGCCCGTCCGACAATAGGTATCACACCCATAACAGGGAAGCGTCATTCCCATAGGGCATGCCTATGGTCTCCAAAGGACGATTTATTCGGCGCTATCCTAATCGGTTCCGATAGGGCAGTCATATACCCCAACGGCGTCTATCGAAGGAGGCCCGGGCAGAGTAAGTCGCGGATCGCAACCATGCGGCGGTTGGCTGGAAAGTGATCTCCGATAGGATCGCGTTCCTATTGCCTGGAGACGGAAGATGCCGGAGAGAGGAATAATATAATATGACGAAGAGTGTCTTGTCTGGAATACGTGTACTCGATTTTGGTCGCTATATTGCGGGGCCATATTGCTCGGCATTGCTGGCTGACCAAGGTGCGGAAGTTATCCGTATTGAACGCGTCAACGGCAATGATGACCGCTATGTCATGCCGCTCGGCGATTCAGCAGAGGGCGCTCTCTATCTTCAGATGAACCGCAACAAGAAGTCCCTGGCGCTCGATATCACCCAGGGGCGCGGCGCCGAGATTGTTCGTCAGCTTGTGGCGACGGCCGATGTCATCGTGGTCAACCTGCCTCCCAAGGCCAGGACCAAGCTCGGCCTGGACTACGACACCTTACGCAGCATCAAATCCGATATCATTCTCACCACGGTTTCGGCTTTCGGAACCGGAGGAAGTTACGGGGACCGTGTTGGGTTTGACGTGTCGGGCCAGGCCTTGAGCGGGGCGGTCTACCTCACCGGCACCAAAGATCAGCCTTACCGGTCCGCAATATCCTATGTTGATTATTCGACGGGAATGTCGGCAGCCTTCGGGACAATGGCGGCGTTGCTGGAGCGCAAGACAACCGGGCGTGGCCAGCATGTCGAGGCATCACTGCTCGGCAGTGCGCTGACCATGACCAATTCCATGTTGATCGAAGAGGCGTCGGGTTCACGTAGCAGGGTGCCGACCGGCAATCGCAGCCCGATTTCCGGCCCTTCTGATTTGTTTGCCACCCGCGATGGCTGGATGTTTGTCCAGGTCATAGGCCAGGACATGTTCGAGCGCTGGATTGATCTCGTGGGCGCTGAAATGTTGCGCGGTGATCCCCGGTTCAAGGACGACATTTCCCGTGGCGAGAATGGCGAAATTCTCAGTGAACTGACCGCCAAGTGGTGCCGCAAGTTCACCACCCGGGAGTGCCTTACTAAGCTTCATGCGAGCCGGGTTCCGGGTTATCAGGTGCTGACGCCGGCCGAAGCCCTCGAGGCACGCGAAGTCAGTGAAGGTGAGTTCTTTGACTGGCAGGAACGCGAGGGGCTGGATGCGCCGGTCCCCATCATGCGCTCGCCGGTGTCGCTTTCCGAACACGGAATGACTCCGCTCAGGCCGGCTCCCCGGTTGGGAGCCGACACCAGATCGATTCTGGAAGCGCTTGGGCATGGCGAAGAAGAAATTTCTATCCTTGTGGAGGATGGATTGGCCAATTGCGATGAACACGGGGGTGATTGATTCGCAAGTCTGAATTCCAAAATGACACCCTGAGGAGGAAGCATATGACTATCAAAAAAGTAATGGTACTGGCGGGACTGGTTTCAGCCCTGACCCTTTCAACGTCCGCTTATGCGCAGGAAGTAATCAAGGTCGGCATGTCTGCGCCGCATTCCGGTGCCGCGGCGATGTGGGGCCAGGCAACTGACTGGCTTTGCGATACTGCAGCCAAGGAAATCGCCGCTGACGGTGGCGTGACCGTTGACGGCAAGGTCTACAATTTCGAATGCTATTCCTACGACAACAAGTACAGCGCCGCCGAAGGCGCCAAGGTCGCCCAGGCGATGCTCAACCGGGACGGCATTCGCTTCATATCCCAGGCGATTGGCACCGCGCCGGTCCGTGCTCTGCAGTCGCTGAGTGAACGCAGCGGTGCGCTCATGTTCACTGTGGCCTGGGGAACAAGCATCAAGGGTCCGAAATTCCCGCTCACATTCACCCAGATGAACACGCCATTCGAGCTCTTCAAGCCGTTCTTGACATATGTGAAGAACGCGCATCCGGACCTCAAGACCGTGGCTATGCTCAGCCCCAACGATGCATCGGGCCAAGAAGCGGCACCTGTTAGTTATGAAGTCTGGGGCGATCTCGGCGTTGATGTCGTTGCCAGCGACACCTATGAACGCGGCACCACCGAGTTTCAGCCTATCGCGGCCAAAATCGCTGCACTGAACCCGGATGCTGTTGATCTTTCGACGCTGCCGCCCGGTGATGCTGGTCTGGCATACAAGGAACTTGCAATCCTCGGCTGGAAGGGCATTCAGGTTTCGGGAACCGGCACGGGAACCCAGGGTCTGGTCACGCTCGGTGGAGCGGCCGCTGATGGCACCTATATCGGCGCGGCAATCCCGTCCGATGGCAAGCTGGGAACTGAAAAGCAGAAAGCGCTCAGCGAAGGTTTGAAAGAAGCTACCGGTGAGCATGTCAACTCGGTCGTGCTCGGCGCTTATGACTCGCTGTTTGCGCTAAAGGCTGCGATGGAGAAATCCCAGAGCCTTGATCCCAAGGTGGTGGCAGCAACTCTTCCCGAGATCACTTTTGAAGGGTTCCACGGAACAACTGCATTCGGCGGCGCTGAAGTCTATGGCTCGCCCCAGCAGATGTTGCTGCCAATCATCGTCAGTCAGATTCAAGACGGGAAGTTGGTCGAACTGGAGCGCATCATTCCTGATGAGCTGAAAGCACGTCTCGCGAAGTAATAAGTGAGAATAATCTGGCTGTGAGTGAGTTGATATGCAGAATTTTATCCAGATAAGTCTAGTTAGCCTGCAAATAGGAGCCGTATATATCCTGTTTTCTCTTGGATTGACGCTCATCTTTGGCGTCATGAAGATTATCAATTTCGCTCACGGCCAGGTGTTCACGCTTTCAGCAATCATCGTCGCAGTGATGTTGCCGATGTTGACCGGATGGGGATGGTCCCCACCGGTGGCATTCGCAGCTTCGGCGGTGGTCGCTCTCCTGTCCTCGGTGTCGCTCGGGTTCGTGATGTTCCAGTACGGCTTCCGGTTCTATCAACGCAATCTCGTCGGGTCATTCATTTTGTCGCTCGGGTTTGTGCTGCTGCTTGAGGGCATATATCTGGATGTCTTTGGCGGCCAGGTGCGGTCCATCCCGCCCTTGATCACCGGTACGGTCGATGTATTCGGCGCGCCTATGACAACTCAGCGATTGGTATTGTGCGTCGCTGCCATCGTGTTCACCCTCATTCTCTATTTTGCGCTTGCCAAGACCCGGACAGGCAAGGCGCTTCGCGCCGCGTCGATCGATCATGAAGCGGCTATGCTTCAGGGCATTCCTTATGAACGCATAGCGCTTCAGGGATTCCTGATCGCCGCACTTCTCGCCGGTGTCGCGGGGATCCTGATTGCCCCCACTTCGGCAGTGACGACGACAATCGGTACCGATTATCTGCTGAAGGGCTTTATCGCAGTGATTATTGGCGGGCTTGGCAGTGTTCCGGGTGCCATTGTGGGGAGCCTTTTTGTCGCCTTCATCGAAGGTTTTGGCGGTTTCTATTTTGATCCTTCGGGCGCAAGCATCGCAGTCTTTGTACTGGTGATGGTGGTTCTGGTGGTTCGGCCGAAAGGATTGATGGGTAATGTCTAATCGTCGAAAGTTTCTGCTTCCGCTCGCGATTGTCGCGGTACTTCTGATCGCAATGTTTCCAACTGGCCCCTATGCGGCCAGTCTGATCAGCTGGATGGCAATCGGGGCACTGATGGCTTCGAGCATGCGCTTTGTGCTGCTCTTCGGGGAATTGAATTTCGCTGTCGCGGCCTTCGTCGGCATCGGTGCCTACACCGCCGGCATGGCAACCACCGAATACCAGATCGTTTTCCCGCTAGCGATATTGCTGGCTGGCCTCGCGGCTGCGTTTGTCAGTTTCTTCTTTGGCTTCATAACGCTCAAGGTGAAGGGACCATACTTCAAGCTTATCGGTTTTGCTTTCGCTGAAGTCGTCCGGATTTGCTACTCGCAGTCCGACACCCTTGGCGGAAATTCAGGAATCATTGGTGTCTTCCCGCCGCTGGCTCTCGATCCCTGGATGACGTTTTTTGTGGTCAGTTTTGCGGTTGTCATTCTGTTGGGCCTCTATGCTGTCGAGCGCTCCGATTTCGGCAAGCTGCTGCTTGCCATCAAGGAAAACGATGATGTGGTTCGCACCGTCGGGATCAATGTGCACTGGATCAAGATTCTTTGCTTTGTGCTGGCCTCCTTCGTGGCTGGTCTGGCCGGGTCGCTGCAGGCATTCGTCAATAATGTGATCAGCCCGGCAGATTTCGGCTTCATGCTGTCGGTCTTCGCGCTTGCCTATCTCAAGGTCGGCGGAGAAGATTCTCCCCTTGGCCCGGTGGCCGGATCCATCGTTCTTGTTGGCCTTGGCAGCATCGCGCTGACCTTCGGCGCGGGGGAACATATTTTCTACGGAGCGGCGATCGCTCTGGCGGTGCTGTTTTTCCCCAAGGGCATGATCGGGTTCGCAAAGGACACGGTGGGCAAGTGGCGGGATCGCGGTGCGACAAATACAACCGCTGTAGCTGCAACGCAAAAAGGTGAGGCATGAACATGAGCATTCAAACTCCCCTGCTTCGTGCGGCAAACCTGACATGCCGGTTTGGCGGGCTCGTCGCGGTCTCGGACCTCTCGTTTGAACTCAACCGCGGCGAAATACTCGGGCTGATAGGTCCCAATGGAGCTGGCAAGAGCACGACATTCAACCTGATCTCCGGCTTTTACAAGCCGACGTCCGGCGAAGTCTTTATTGACGGGGTCAACGTCACCGGAAAACCCGCTGAAAAAATCTGTGTCCACGGGTTGGCGCGCACATTCCAGCACAGCAGCCTGATGCGTGGGATGACAGTCAGGGACAACGTGCTGATCGGCGCGATCGGATCCCTGCGCCGGGGCTCCCACAAGGCGCGCATGGTTCGCACCGAGGAAACGGCAGAGATGCTGGGTCTTTCGGACTACCTCGACGAGGAGGCCGGCACGCTACCGCACGGTATCCAGCGGTTGGTGAGTATTGCGATTGCTTTTGCCACGCGGCCACGCCTGCTTTGCCTGGATGAGCCCCTGACCGGGCTCAACCAGACCGAAGTGATCAATACGCTCAAGGTTTTTGAGCGCATTCGCACCGAGCATGGTGCCTCCATTCTCCTGGTGGAACACAATATGAAGGCGGTGATGCAGATATGTGATCGGATCGTGGTCCTGCACCACGGAAAGAAGCTTGCCACGGGCTCACCACTTGACGTGAGACGTGACGAAAAGGTCATCGCGGCCTATCTGGGGACTCGCAATGCGTAATGAAGATGTATCACTCGGTATTGACGGGCTCTCTGCATCCTATGGCAAGGTTCCCGTTCTCCGTGACGTTTCCGTCAGCATTCGGAAGGGTGAAATTGTTACTCTGATTGGCGGTAACGGGGCTGGCAAATCGACTTTGATGAAGGCCATTTGCGGGTTAGTCAAACCGACCGGCGGAAAGGTCACACTGTTTGGCGAGGATGTGACTGGCCTGGCTCCGCACAATCTCGTTACACGCGGGCTGTCGCTGGTCCCGGAAGGGCGCCGACTGTTCGGCCCTATGAGTGTGCATGAAAATCTCGACATGGGGGCCTATGCGCGGCGGGATTCGGAAATCGCGGCCGACATCGAAATGGTGCTGGACTATTTCCCGGCCTTGAAGGGACGGTTGCACGAACCGGCAGGCGCCTTGAGCGGCGGACAGCAGCAGATGGTTGCGGTCGCGCGCGCACTGATGAGCAAGCCGAAAATCCTGCTGCTGGACGAGCCGACGATCGGTCTGGCCCCGGCGATTGTCGATACGATCGCGGAGATAGTCACGACCATCGCCAAGTCCGGCGTGGATATTCTGCTGGTCGAACAGAACGCCGAAGTAGCGCTGGCGATCGCGAAATACGCCTACATTCTGGAGAATGGGGTAATCACAGCCGAAGGACCTTCGGCGGAACTTGCCAAGAGCGAAGAAATTCAAAGGGCATATCTGGGTATCTGAGTTTCGGCGTCGCCGCACCACGCCCCTCCATATTTTGAGAAGAGACATGACATCATCACTCCAAGACACTTGGCAGCCGCGCCCCGAGGATTTGAGCAACTCCAATGTCATTGCGCTGATGCAGCGATTTGGGATTGCCGATTACGACGAATTCTATCGGTTCTCGATCGAGCACCCGGATCGCTACTGGCGTGAAGTTGTCGACTTTTTACAAATCGTATGGACGAAGGATTATGACGCCTATGTCGATCTTTCGCGTGGCAAGGAGTTCCCCGAGTGGTTTCCCGGTGGGGAGCTGAACTGGACTGATACGGTTTTCCAGTGGGCTGACGAACCACAGCTCCGGTCACGTATGGCCATTGTTGCGGAACACGAGGACGGATCGCTCACCGAACTGGCGTTTGCGGATCTGAAATCGACGGTTCGTCGCTTTGCTGCAGGGCTCAAACAGCAAGGCATCAAGCGCGGTGACCGTGTCGGTCTGTTGATGGAAAATGGCGTTGAAGCCACCGTCTCCCTGATGGCGCTTTCGTTCATGGGCGCCATTGTGGTGCCGCTGTTCAGCGGTTTTGGGGCCGATGCCATAATATCACGGCTCAGCGCAAGCGGCGCACGCGCGGTCATCGCCACCGAAGGCTTCAAACGCCGCAACCGCTATATCAATGTAAGCGCTGCCATAGCCGAAGCGATGGAGAGCCTTCCCTCGGTCGAGCTCCTGATCATGAAGCTCTCAAAGGATGGTTCAGGCCTCCCCGAAGGGGCGACTGCATGGAGCGAAATCGCTGCCACGGAAGATCCGGGTGGAGAAGCCGCGCGCATGTCTGCGAACGATCCTTTCATGGTGATCTATACCTCCGGCACCACCGGAAAGCCCAAGGGAGTTGTCCATACGCATGGCAGCTTCCCGTTGAAGATCGCCCATGATTCAGCAATCCACTTTGATACCAAGCCGGGTGACGTATTCTGTTGGCCTGCGGATATGGGCTGGATTGCCGGTGCGCTGATCATTTCCAGTTCGCTGCTAAGAGGCGCTACGCTGGTTTGCTATGATGGCGCGCCCGATTTCCCCGACTGGTCGCGGATGTCGCGGCTGATTGAGCGGCACAATGTCACCCATTATGGCTCTGCTCCGACCTTGGTCCGTGGGTTGGCAGCCAACGAGGCTGAGGCGCTTCAGGGCGATTTTTCCAGCATCAGAATGCTTATTGTCGCGGGCGAAGGGATCGCACCCGAACACTATCTCTGGCACCAGCGGACCTTTGGCCGCGGAGAGTGCCCGGTAATCAATTATACCGGAGGCACGGAGGTGTCTGGCGCGCTTCTGGGCAGCGTGATCATCAAGCCGATCGCTCCGGCAGGTTTCAATACGGCGTCGCCGGGAGTTGCCATCGACATTGTCGATCACGCGGGCAACTCGCTTGAGCGTGACGTCGGCGAACTGGCGATGCGCGAACCGTTTATCGGCATGACCCATTCGTTCTGGGAGGATGACGAACGCTACCTCGAAACCTATTGGAGCACAGTGCCTGGTACCTGGGTTCATGGAGATCTTGCAGTTCGAAGCACCGATGGCGGCTTCTTCATGCGTGGCCGGTCTGACGACACCATCAAGGTCGCCGGCAAGCGCCTTGGCCCGGCAGAGGTCGAGGAAGTCCTGCTAGAGCTTCCGGGTGTCACGGAGGTTGCCGCGATCGGTGTCGATGATCCGGTCAAAGGACAGAAGCTGGTGGTGTTCGCAATTCCCAGAAAGACGGCCGATATGGCTGCCTTGCCGCAACAGATCGCCCAGCATGTGGAAAAGCGTCTGGGCAAACCGTTCCGCCCCGGCAACGTACATCTCGTCCGCGATCTGCCGAAAACCAAGAGTTCGAAGGTGATGCGCCGATTGATCCGCAGCGCCTATTGCGGATTGCCACATGGGGACCTGTCGTCGCTCGACAACCCATCGGCATTGGATGAAATCGCCAGTGTTGTGCCGCCGGCATGACCTGCCACGCGGGCGTGATGCGGGCGGTTTTCGTCATTGCGCTTCCGGGACGGCCCGGCATGGAGCCGGTATTGCCAGATGGTGAAGCGCCAGGCTGCGCCAAATCCAGAACGTCGAATGCTTGCGCGGGAGGGAACTGATTTATGGACCTTGGACTGAAACAAAAACGGGTTCTCATAACCGGAGCGTCACAAGGGATTGGCGCCGGCCTCGCCGAAGCCTTTGCAGAGGAGGGCGCGGATCTACATCTCGTTGCGCGGTCGGCGGAACGATTGGGCGAGCTTGCGAACCGCCTGGGCGGCGATCACGGTGTCAATGTCCGGGTGCAGGCACTGGATCTGACCGCCAGCGGCTCGGTCGCCGAAGTTGTGGCCAATGCCGGCGATGTCGATATTCTCGTCAACAATGCGGGTGCAATCCCGGGTGGCGATCTCTGGAAAGTCGATGCCGAAAACTGGCGCGCTGGCTGGGAGTTGAAAGTCTTCGGCTATATCGACCTGTGCCGCGAAATTTATCCGCTGATGAAAGCCCGTGGTAGCGGTGTGATCCTGAACAATATCGGCAATGGTGGCGAAAACCCTGACTTCGACTACATCGCCGGGAGCACCGGCAATGCGGCGCTCATGGCACTCACTCGAGCTCTTGGTGGCCGCAGTCTCGACGATGGCATTCGCGTTCTCGGGATCAATCCCGGCCCAGTGGCGACCGACCGGATCAATAACATGCTGAAGACCCGCGCAGCCGCACGCCTTGGCGATGCCGAACGCTATGCAGAGTATCTGCTCAGCTATCCGCTCGGTCGCGCTGCGACCGTCCGGGAAGTGGCCGACCTGTTTGTGTATCTGGCGTCGCACCGCTCGGGATACAGTTCCGGTGCCATCTTCACCGTCGACGGCGGGATCACCTCCCGCCGGTCGATCTGAAAAAATCATCTGCCGGAGCGTTCAGCGCCATCGCACTACTGGAGTAGATTTCCGTGACCCAGACTTATTCCGACTACAAGACGATTTTGTTTGACCGCCCTGCCGAGGGTGTTTTGCGGTTGACCATGAACCGGCCCGAGAAGCTCAATGCACTGGATTGGGTCGGTCATACCGAGCTTGCGGAAGTCTGGCGGTTGATCGACGCGGATCCGGAGGTTCGTGCCGTCATTCTGGCCGGCGCCGGGCGTGCCTTTTCCGCCGGTGGCGATCTCGAGGTGGTCGACGATCTGATCAACAGTTTCGAGGCACGCAGCCGAATGTGGAAAGACGCCAAGGATCTGGTTTACAACATCATCAACTGCTCCAAGCCGATAGTCTCGGCTATCCATGGCCCCGCCGTCGGTGCGGGCCTGGTTGCGGGCATTCTGGCCGATATTTCGATTGCCGCCAAAAGCGCAAAAATTGTCGACGGCCATACCCGGCTCGGAGTTGCCGGCGGCGATCATGCCGCGATCATCTGGCCGCTGCTTTGCGGCATGGCAAAGGCCAAGTACCACCTCCTGCTGTGCGAACCGGTGAGTGGCGAGAAGGCCGAAGAGATCGGTCTGGTTTCGCTCTCGGTTGAGGATGATCAGCTTCAGGACAAGGCGCTTGAGATCGCCATCCGCTTGGCCAATGGCGCGCCTAACGCCATCCGCTGGACCAAATACGCGATGAACAACTGGCTGCGCATGGCCGGACCTGCATTCGATACCTCGCTGGCGCTCGAGATGATGGGTTTTGGTGGACCAGAAGTGGTCGAAGGACTGGCGTCGCACCGGGAGAAGCGGGAGCCGGATTTCACCAAGTTTCCTGGCTGAAGCTGAACCAAGGCGCATCTGATGTTCGAGAAATTATTTTCCCCGCTCAAAATAGGCGCGATGACGATTCCCAACCGGATTGTCATGGCGCCGCATGCCGTGGGCTTCCTTCCCGGTTACGGAGGCGCGGTCGATCGGGTGATTGACTATCACGTCGAACGCGCCAAGGGCGGGGTGGGCATGATCGTCATGTCCAATTTCCTGTTCCTGCCTTCGTGGCGGCGACTTGCGACATGGGGCGGCGAAATGGAAACATCGCCATTGGGAACGCTGGACCGGATCGACGACCCCGCCCTGATTCCCGACTACCGACGTCTGGTTTCAGGTGTCCATTCCCACGGTGCGCGCTTCATATCCCAGCTCAATGCCAGTGGCCGGCAAATCCATCCACCGGGTGTGAAAAACTATACCATTCCGCTGTACGCGCCCTCGGCCATCCCTTGTCCCAGGACGCATGAAATTCCGCGCGCGATGGAAATTGCCGACATCGAGGAATATCTCGAAGCATTCGCGACCTCTGCCTGGAATGTCGCTGAAGCCGGTGGAGATGGTGTCGAGTTGTTTGCCGCGCAGGGGTACCTGTTGCATGAATTCCTGTCGCCGAACACCAACCAGCGTACCGACCGGTATGGCGGCGATCTGGAAGGACGCATGCGGTTCCTGATGGAGAGCATTGCGGCGATCCGCAAGCGTGTTGGCTCAGGCTTTGTCATCGGCGTCAGGATGAACGCTGAAGACAGGTTGCCCGGCGGGATTGACCTGGCTGCGGCCATGGAAATAGCCAGCCGCCTGTCGGCAACCGGCGCCGTTGATTATCTTAACGTCAGCGGCCTGACCTCGGCTTCCTATCCGGGCTGGATTTCTGACATGACCGCGCCCGAGGCGCAATTCGCCGCCGGTGCCGGCGAAATTCGGAAAGTGGCCGGCGGCCTGCCCGTTTGCCTCGTTTCCCGGATTCCAACCCCGAATCTGGCGGAATCTCTGCTGCTGTCAGGGCAGACCGACATGATCGGTCTGGTGCGGCCGCTGATTTCCGATCCGGAATGGCCCAACAAGGCCCGGGCCGGATTGCTCGATGACATACGTTTGTGCACCTATTCAAACCAGGCGTGCCTGATGGGGATCGACAAGGGGCGTGGCGTTGGCTGCGTTCATAACACCGCCGTGGGCCGCGAACGTCAGCTCGGAATCGGGACCATGCGGCCGGCTGAGCGCTCCCGCAATGTTGCGGTTGTTGGCGGAGGTCCAGCCGGCATGGCTGCAGCCCGCATCGCCCATGAACGCGGACACCGGGTGACGCTGTTTGAGGCGGCGGACCGGTTGGGCGGGCAAAATCTGATGACCGCGGCGATGCGCTCGCGCCGCCAGTTTGCCGAGGTGACCCGCTGGCAGGAGCACATGCTCCGCAAGTCCCCGGTGGATATCCGGACTGGTGTCACGGCAACAGCGGCGCAACTCGAGGGATTTGAGGCGATCGTGCTGGCAACCGGATCGCAGCCGATCCGCAAGGGGCGATCCGCTTTCAGGCCGGGGTTGGAGTGTATCCAGGGTGCTGACTGGGCGGGTGTGCATACCACCTGGGATGTGT
This DNA window, taken from Hoeflea algicola, encodes the following:
- a CDS encoding enoyl-CoA hydratase/isomerase family protein, with the translated sequence MTQTYSDYKTILFDRPAEGVLRLTMNRPEKLNALDWVGHTELAEVWRLIDADPEVRAVILAGAGRAFSAGGDLEVVDDLINSFEARSRMWKDAKDLVYNIINCSKPIVSAIHGPAVGAGLVAGILADISIAAKSAKIVDGHTRLGVAGGDHAAIIWPLLCGMAKAKYHLLLCEPVSGEKAEEIGLVSLSVEDDQLQDKALEIAIRLANGAPNAIRWTKYAMNNWLRMAGPAFDTSLALEMMGFGGPEVVEGLASHREKREPDFTKFPG
- a CDS encoding AMP-binding protein, with the protein product MTSSLQDTWQPRPEDLSNSNVIALMQRFGIADYDEFYRFSIEHPDRYWREVVDFLQIVWTKDYDAYVDLSRGKEFPEWFPGGELNWTDTVFQWADEPQLRSRMAIVAEHEDGSLTELAFADLKSTVRRFAAGLKQQGIKRGDRVGLLMENGVEATVSLMALSFMGAIVVPLFSGFGADAIISRLSASGARAVIATEGFKRRNRYINVSAAIAEAMESLPSVELLIMKLSKDGSGLPEGATAWSEIAATEDPGGEAARMSANDPFMVIYTSGTTGKPKGVVHTHGSFPLKIAHDSAIHFDTKPGDVFCWPADMGWIAGALIISSSLLRGATLVCYDGAPDFPDWSRMSRLIERHNVTHYGSAPTLVRGLAANEAEALQGDFSSIRMLIVAGEGIAPEHYLWHQRTFGRGECPVINYTGGTEVSGALLGSVIIKPIAPAGFNTASPGVAIDIVDHAGNSLERDVGELAMREPFIGMTHSFWEDDERYLETYWSTVPGTWVHGDLAVRSTDGGFFMRGRSDDTIKVAGKRLGPAEVEEVLLELPGVTEVAAIGVDDPVKGQKLVVFAIPRKTADMAALPQQIAQHVEKRLGKPFRPGNVHLVRDLPKTKSSKVMRRLIRSAYCGLPHGDLSSLDNPSALDEIASVVPPA
- a CDS encoding SDR family oxidoreductase — encoded protein: MDLGLKQKRVLITGASQGIGAGLAEAFAEEGADLHLVARSAERLGELANRLGGDHGVNVRVQALDLTASGSVAEVVANAGDVDILVNNAGAIPGGDLWKVDAENWRAGWELKVFGYIDLCREIYPLMKARGSGVILNNIGNGGENPDFDYIAGSTGNAALMALTRALGGRSLDDGIRVLGINPGPVATDRINNMLKTRAAARLGDAERYAEYLLSYPLGRAATVREVADLFVYLASHRSGYSSGAIFTVDGGITSRRSI
- a CDS encoding FAD-dependent oxidoreductase, whose protein sequence is MFEKLFSPLKIGAMTIPNRIVMAPHAVGFLPGYGGAVDRVIDYHVERAKGGVGMIVMSNFLFLPSWRRLATWGGEMETSPLGTLDRIDDPALIPDYRRLVSGVHSHGARFISQLNASGRQIHPPGVKNYTIPLYAPSAIPCPRTHEIPRAMEIADIEEYLEAFATSAWNVAEAGGDGVELFAAQGYLLHEFLSPNTNQRTDRYGGDLEGRMRFLMESIAAIRKRVGSGFVIGVRMNAEDRLPGGIDLAAAMEIASRLSATGAVDYLNVSGLTSASYPGWISDMTAPEAQFAAGAGEIRKVAGGLPVCLVSRIPTPNLAESLLLSGQTDMIGLVRPLISDPEWPNKARAGLLDDIRLCTYSNQACLMGIDKGRGVGCVHNTAVGRERQLGIGTMRPAERSRNVAVVGGGPAGMAAARIAHERGHRVTLFEAADRLGGQNLMTAAMRSRRQFAEVTRWQEHMLRKSPVDIRTGVTATAAQLEGFEAIVLATGSQPIRKGRSAFRPGLECIQGADWAGVHTTWDVFRRPEDIGHRVVVIDEDPHLSAAYVAEHLADEGHDVMVVTPYLHAGSALHPDHVPDFYRRLRPKGVDVLANMLVVSVGNDGVRLEDRFDGNGKHLEDVDTVIFGVGQRADRGLFDELAGASVEIHLVGDCNTPRLITDAILDGERAGWML